From the Natronogracilivirga saccharolytica genome, one window contains:
- a CDS encoding protein-L-isoaspartate(D-aspartate) O-methyltransferase gives MQNPLKPNERVFKKRRMALVEELESKGIRDKRVLAAFENVARHKFVDSALAHRAYEDTALPIEMGQTISQPFTVAKQTELMEVSEGDKVLEIGTGSGYQAAILCELGAKVYSVERHQMLYNRSREILEELGYRPNLKCGDGTMGWSAYAPYMSIVVTAGAPVIPESLKSQLDTCGRLVVPVGDEEKQAMYRITRHADGHFEEEKFSIFKFVPLIGKQGWNL, from the coding sequence ATGCAGAATCCACTGAAACCGAATGAACGGGTATTTAAAAAACGAAGGATGGCTCTGGTGGAGGAGCTGGAATCGAAAGGTATCCGCGACAAGCGTGTCCTGGCGGCTTTCGAAAATGTAGCCCGGCACAAATTTGTGGATTCGGCACTTGCACATCGCGCCTATGAAGACACAGCACTTCCCATCGAAATGGGTCAGACCATTTCCCAGCCGTTTACCGTAGCCAAGCAGACCGAACTTATGGAGGTCAGCGAAGGCGACAAGGTACTTGAAATCGGTACGGGATCGGGTTACCAGGCGGCCATCCTGTGTGAACTCGGAGCGAAAGTTTACAGCGTTGAACGCCATCAGATGCTTTACAACCGGTCAAGGGAGATTCTCGAAGAACTTGGCTACAGGCCGAATCTCAAATGCGGTGACGGCACGATGGGCTGGTCGGCATACGCACCATATATGAGCATCGTTGTCACAGCCGGCGCTCCCGTCATCCCGGAATCGCTGAAAAGTCAGCTGGATACCTGCGGGCGGCTGGTTGTGCCCGTCGGCGATGAAGAAAAACAGGCCATGTACCGCATCACACGGCATGCTGACGGTCATTTCGAAGAAGAAAAGTTTTCCATTTTCAAATTTGTTCCGCTCATAGGCAAACAAGGCTGGAATCTTTAG
- the galE gene encoding UDP-glucose 4-epimerase GalE, whose translation MNILVIGGAGYIGSHAVYELNDAGHQVTILDNFSTGLRENVDARAELVEGDVQDLTLLSRILAGNGGSDGSPFDSVFHFAALKAAGESMTDPEIYTSSNLVATMELLNMMVRHNVKNFVFSSSAATYGEPEYLPIDENHPQNPINYYGYTKLVIEQTLSWYSRLRGLRYAALRYFNAAGYDTQGRITGKEQNPANLLPIVMEAASGQRKSMQVFGNDYPTRDGTCIRDYIHVNDLATAHVRSMEYLKEKDEDLCLNLATGKGYTVLEVIKEAEKVSGRTVPYKITDRRPGDPAELVAASTRALETIGWKARHSDVSQIVESMWHIYK comes from the coding sequence ATGAATATTCTTGTCATCGGCGGAGCCGGTTACATTGGCTCGCACGCCGTCTATGAACTTAACGATGCCGGACATCAGGTTACCATACTTGACAACTTCTCAACCGGTCTTCGTGAAAATGTGGATGCCCGGGCCGAACTGGTGGAAGGTGATGTGCAGGACCTGACGCTGCTCTCCCGCATCCTCGCAGGAAATGGCGGCAGCGACGGCTCGCCTTTTGACTCCGTGTTTCACTTTGCTGCGCTCAAGGCTGCCGGCGAATCGATGACCGATCCGGAGATTTATACCAGTTCAAATCTCGTGGCCACGATGGAGCTGCTTAACATGATGGTCCGCCACAATGTTAAGAATTTTGTATTCTCTTCTTCTGCAGCTACGTACGGAGAGCCTGAATATCTTCCGATTGATGAGAACCACCCGCAGAATCCCATCAATTATTACGGATACACCAAACTGGTTATTGAGCAGACACTGAGCTGGTACAGCCGCCTGAGAGGACTTCGCTATGCCGCGCTGCGCTATTTCAATGCCGCGGGTTACGACACGCAGGGCCGCATTACAGGCAAGGAACAGAATCCGGCCAATCTTCTGCCCATCGTAATGGAGGCTGCTTCCGGTCAGCGTAAAAGCATGCAGGTATTCGGCAATGATTATCCCACGCGTGACGGCACCTGCATCCGCGATTATATTCATGTCAATGATCTGGCCACTGCCCATGTGCGTTCCATGGAATATCTCAAAGAAAAAGACGAGGATCTGTGCCTGAACCTGGCGACCGGAAAGGGATATACCGTTCTGGAAGTCATAAAAGAGGCAGAAAAGGTCAGCGGGCGGACAGTTCCTTACAAAATCACGGACCGGCGCCCCGGCGATCCGGCCGAGCTGGTGGCTGCATCCACCCGCGCCCTGGAAACCATCGGCTGGAAGGCCCGGCACTCGGATGTGAGCCAGATTGTCGAAAGTATGTGGCACATCTATAAATAG
- a CDS encoding DUF368 domain-containing protein, with product MHFPGKSDEHKKSQNQQPDEESPASSGSANKDERDQHDLVIPENDLTQPREMPFLYLKGFAMGSADVVPGVSGGTMSLILGIYTRLIFAIKSVDLKAVGQLFTLQWAELFERVHWKFLISVFLGGVSAVFFFTTIVALPVLMHTRPEVIYGLFFGLISGSILLLLKAIGDVGWKELLIVFAGVGIGFRIVTLVPTDTPETSLFVFLSGSLSITAMVLPGISGSFILLILRKYEYILSHIALLPTDRFLEALSVLFPFGLGMVVGLVLFVRLLSWLLKRFHILTLCLLVGFMAGSLYVIWPFQERDYREIVESRVLPADDPLVQELKEDEPSRRRPEYSELGHVINPDAPDDEQKIEVRNVRRVLVSSSPYWPDWLDPGEDPRLSVGGWSLYGSVGTMLVGFLLVGYLGRVMNKKGLVGKGP from the coding sequence ATGCATTTTCCAGGAAAGAGTGACGAACACAAAAAGAGTCAGAACCAGCAACCGGACGAGGAGTCTCCGGCATCATCCGGTTCGGCAAACAAAGATGAGCGCGATCAGCATGATCTGGTCATACCCGAAAATGACCTTACCCAGCCCCGGGAAATGCCGTTTCTCTATCTGAAAGGATTCGCCATGGGATCGGCTGATGTGGTTCCGGGTGTCAGCGGCGGCACGATGTCGCTCATCCTCGGAATCTACACACGACTCATATTTGCTATCAAAAGCGTGGATTTGAAGGCCGTCGGCCAGCTGTTTACGCTGCAATGGGCTGAATTATTTGAGCGGGTGCACTGGAAGTTCCTGATTTCCGTCTTCCTGGGCGGCGTCTCCGCCGTCTTCTTTTTCACAACTATCGTGGCCCTGCCGGTACTCATGCATACCCGTCCGGAAGTTATTTACGGACTCTTTTTCGGTTTGATATCCGGATCCATTCTGCTGCTGCTGAAGGCGATCGGTGATGTGGGATGGAAAGAGCTGCTCATTGTGTTTGCCGGTGTGGGCATCGGGTTCCGCATCGTCACCCTGGTTCCCACCGATACCCCGGAAACCAGCCTTTTTGTGTTTCTGAGCGGGTCACTCTCTATCACGGCCATGGTGCTGCCGGGAATATCAGGCTCTTTTATTCTTCTCATACTCCGGAAATATGAATATATCCTGAGTCACATAGCACTGCTGCCCACCGACCGCTTTCTTGAGGCGCTTTCGGTGTTGTTTCCTTTCGGGCTGGGGATGGTCGTGGGACTGGTACTGTTCGTCCGGCTTCTGTCATGGCTGCTTAAGCGATTCCATATCCTCACACTTTGCCTGCTGGTCGGATTTATGGCCGGTTCCCTTTACGTGATCTGGCCTTTCCAGGAAAGAGATTACAGGGAAATTGTTGAATCGCGCGTGCTTCCGGCAGATGATCCGCTTGTGCAGGAACTGAAGGAGGATGAGCCATCCAGAAGACGACCGGAATACTCGGAACTCGGCCATGTGATCAATCCCGATGCGCCTGACGATGAGCAAAAAATCGAAGTCAGAAATGTGCGCAGGGTGCTGGTTTCCAGCAGTCCGTACTGGCCTGACTGGCTTGATCCGGGCGAAGATCCCCGGCTTTCCGTAGGCGGATGGTCACTCTATGGCAGTGTCGGGACGATGCTGGTCGGGTTTTTGCTTGTGGGATATCTCGGACGTGTGATGAATAAAAAAGGACTTGTCGGAAAAGGGCCCTGA
- a CDS encoding universal stress protein encodes MKKLNRILVPTDFSEGSRKAYAYAESLLKVFGGTVDMVNVVPTIKYLHESMKKVGYPFSLDQDVYPQILEQTEEKIQAELDKHITEEHRGKAVVKIGRKAYEIILEHAHKQKYDLIVMGAQGTHADHIIRGHVTEKVIRFSRIPVLSVSGTVLPQSTENIVVPTDFSDLSLRAILPAAIMAGRLKSEITLLNVKELHGSEPDENDDPDEQILRKFRNKSFKKVEAFFAGKPKARIELERRDDDNFFLQLQRGDDNYRIPMKFEQVRGISAHYEIVDYAEENADMIVIATHGRSGLSHMFMGSTAEKVVQWAKIPVLTTRPKEMIKKK; translated from the coding sequence ATGAAAAAACTCAACCGGATACTTGTTCCGACCGATTTTTCGGAGGGATCGCGCAAAGCATATGCCTATGCTGAGTCGCTGCTTAAAGTGTTTGGCGGTACGGTGGATATGGTAAATGTCGTGCCCACCATCAAATATCTTCACGAAAGCATGAAAAAAGTCGGGTACCCGTTTTCGCTGGATCAGGATGTTTATCCCCAGATTCTTGAGCAGACCGAAGAGAAAATTCAGGCTGAGCTGGATAAACACATTACCGAAGAGCACCGCGGCAAGGCTGTCGTCAAGATCGGCCGGAAGGCATACGAAATCATCCTGGAGCACGCCCATAAGCAAAAATACGACCTGATTGTCATGGGTGCACAGGGAACTCATGCAGATCACATCATACGCGGACATGTAACCGAAAAGGTGATTCGGTTCAGCCGGATACCTGTTCTGTCAGTATCCGGAACCGTGCTTCCCCAAAGTACGGAAAACATTGTTGTGCCGACCGATTTCTCCGATCTGTCCCTGCGCGCAATCCTTCCGGCAGCCATAATGGCGGGAAGGCTGAAGTCTGAAATTACATTGCTGAATGTGAAGGAGCTTCACGGATCGGAACCCGATGAAAACGATGATCCCGATGAGCAAATATTGCGCAAATTCCGGAACAAGTCTTTCAAGAAAGTAGAGGCTTTCTTTGCCGGGAAACCCAAAGCCCGAATTGAGCTGGAGAGGAGGGATGATGACAATTTCTTTCTGCAGCTTCAGCGGGGTGATGACAATTACCGGATCCCGATGAAATTTGAGCAGGTGAGGGGCATATCGGCACACTATGAAATTGTGGATTATGCCGAAGAGAATGCGGATATGATCGTGATCGCCACGCATGGCCGCAGCGGGTTGTCACATATGTTTATGGGCTCGACCGCCGAGAAAGTGGTACAGTGGGCCAAAATTCCGGTGCTGACGACCAGGCCGAAAGAGATGATCAAAAAGAAGTAA
- a CDS encoding outer membrane lipoprotein-sorting protein: MTFIFSLAFSLLLTLSAPGTGTADASPHTPPSDDNARDVFEELDRRRTTIEYESSRMTMIIHSSRGSTRTRELRTWSINRDDESKQLTFFESPADVRDTGLLNITSNGDEHQQVYLPAVGRVQTIGSSERGDRFMGSDFTYEDLGQQNPDNYDFEEVDRDSERILLKAMPQHDSQYDHIFYHIDPDDYLLMKAEYIDHDGNKIKRLEVGEYQNIRDDIWRADYMVMHDLENDRKTELRWEDRTFDEPISADLFTERQLRRGIPR; encoded by the coding sequence ATGACATTCATTTTTTCTCTTGCATTCTCCCTGCTTTTGACCCTTTCAGCACCCGGGACCGGGACTGCGGACGCATCGCCTCACACTCCTCCATCTGATGACAATGCCCGGGATGTGTTCGAGGAACTCGACCGCCGGCGTACCACCATCGAGTACGAATCGTCCCGCATGACGATGATCATCCACAGCTCCCGTGGGAGCACCCGGACCCGCGAATTGCGGACCTGGAGTATCAACAGAGATGATGAATCTAAACAGCTGACCTTTTTTGAATCACCGGCCGATGTGAGGGATACGGGACTGCTGAATATCACCTCCAATGGTGACGAACACCAGCAGGTCTATCTGCCCGCGGTCGGTCGTGTACAGACGATCGGATCATCCGAGCGCGGCGACCGGTTCATGGGAAGTGATTTTACCTATGAGGACCTTGGACAGCAGAATCCCGACAATTACGATTTTGAGGAGGTCGACCGGGACAGTGAGCGCATTCTGCTGAAGGCGATGCCACAGCATGACAGCCAGTACGACCATATCTTCTATCACATAGATCCGGATGATTACCTGCTGATGAAGGCCGAATATATTGATCATGACGGGAACAAAATCAAGCGGCTGGAAGTCGGGGAGTATCAGAACATCCGGGATGATATCTGGCGTGCGGATTACATGGTTATGCATGATCTCGAAAATGACCGCAAAACCGAGCTGCGCTGGGAAGACCGCACGTTCGATGAGCCGATATCCGCAGATCTGTTCACTGAACGCCAGCTTCGCCGCGGCATTCCCAGGTGA